The window TTGACCAATAGAATGAAACTGCAGATCAGTCTGTTTATGGAAAACATTCCCATTGACCTTAATTGGCTGAGTCCGTGCTCACTGTTAAATCCGTGAACCAAGTGAGACTTGTTGATACTTTCAGAAAAAGCTTGACTTATTTTTGATTCAAACAAATGTACTAATACAACCATCTCACTTCTGAATTTAGGACATTTCAGCAAGTTCCAAAGATTCCACTTTCTAGCAGAAACTTTGTTCTAAAGGTAAATACTGGCGACAGGAAAGGGCATCCTGCCCAGGTGGTCGTAGGAGCTTTGACGGGAGCTCGCTCAGCGCGGCAGGGTTTCAGGTGTGACTCTGTCCGGAGCCCCACGGAGGTGCCCATGGCGAGCTCCCGAGTGACACACAGCCTCCAGAGGACAAGCAGGGAAACTGGGCAGTGAACGTGGGAGACACATGGACGGGCAGGACGCCACAGGTTCACGTGCTGAGGAGGGAGGGCACGTGCATGTGGGCTTTGGGAGTCAGCTCCCTTGAGACCACCTGCGCCCTTAGCCCGGGAAGCGTCTCAGCACCACGGGGGCGTGTGGTCCCCACTGGACAGAGGGCTTCACCCTCTACAATCACCCCAGGGACGCCGGCTCCACTGTGTCACTGGGGACAGTTCACTGCGTCGGCCCTGCTGCTTCGTCCCTCCTTGACTCAAACACGGAGCCCCGCTGTCTCCACAGAGACCACCCTAGGTGGGGAGCCGCCAACACAGCCCTGGCCAGGTGGCTGCCCCCCGCCTACGAAGACGGCATCAGCGAACCCAGAGGCTGGAACCCACACTTCCTGTACAGCGGGTTCCCCCTGCCCCCGGTGAGTGCCACTGAAACGGGGCTGGAACTGGTTTCCCAGAACGGAGCAAACCTCCCCTCCCCTTGGAGGGAGCCGGGCTTTGATGAGATCTCACTGAGTTGGCCGGCCCCTGCTCGGGCCTCCTGGCCCCTGTGGGGTGGAGAAGGGCTCCTCCCCTTATAGCTTGGGAACTTGGCTCTGAGAGATCAGAGCCCCTCAGCCAGTGACTGGAACAACACGGAGTTAAGCTTCATCCAGCTTTCGACTCTTTACAAATAGGCATAAGACTAGACGCGTTCAAAGACACATAATTgattaattcactcatttaagtGGCAAAGATGATAACTGCTACACACTCCCAGAGGCAAATCATTTGCCGAACAAACTCAGACCTAATCTACTGATCACTTGGGTCCAAAAATGGATCATTTGTCCCCAATTCGACTGCTCGCTTCAGCAAACAAACCAGTGGGTAGCCACCCACATTCCTCAGCTTATCCGCCCTCCCCAAGCCTCTTCTCTGAAGTTACATCTCCCCTGAGTCAAGGAAGGTCTCAGAGTCTAAGGACCCACGTGGTTAGATCAGACCCCCTGGGAATCCAGGCTCACCCACATCTCGAGGTCCTCAAAGTGACCACGTCTGCCAAGTCCCCTTTGCCATGCGATGtattcacaggctccagggatgGGGGAATGGATATCTGCATGGGCCGTTACCCTGCCTACCAGTCCCACCCTCTGACCCCAGAGGTCATATCCATTCCACACGCAAACTGCATTTACCCCATCCCAAGGCCCTCCAAAGTCTCAGCCCACTATAGCATCAACTAAAATCCCAAACCTGATCTAAATCTCGCCATTTTCAGACCCCAAATCTCATCCTCTGAATAATCGGAATCAGGGATGGGGAAGCTCTGGGTGTGACCCCTCCTGGGGCAAAACTCCCCTCTTTTGGGGCCTATGAAAccggaaagcaagcctgcccccAAAATGCAGTGGTGGGACGGGCACGGGATAACAGCTGAGCTGTAGACGTCCTGGTtcagaaacaaaaaaatggaaaggagaaaggaagtcaCCGATCCCAAACAATTCTGACTCAGGCCAGGCAAACGCCACCCGGCCTCAAGGCCTGGGAACAACCCTCCGGGCTCAGGGCTCTGCTCCtgggccccaggccctgccctctagGTCCAGCACTAAACAGCACTAATCACTAGGTGACTTAATTTAATCCCCACGACAGTCCCCAGAGGTcagcatttttatgtttatttacaagtgaggaaactacGACTCGGCCCTAAATCACCACCCGTGCATGTCGGGGAAGAGAGCCGGGGGGCCTCCAGGGACCCCATCCTGCCCCAGGAGCGCCAGCGTCCTGTGAATGAGCGCAGAGCCCTGAGCCCCCGGGCTAACCCCACCCCAGGGGTCTGCTTCCCCCGGCCCCACAGGACGGCCTCCCACACGTGACAGCTGGTCTGTCCACCCAGGTCCGGGAGGTGACCAGGCAGGTCATCCACGTTTCCAACGAGGCTGTGACGGAGGACGGCCAGTACTCTGACCTCCTGATGGCGTGGGGACAGTACACTGACCACGACCTGGCCTTCACGCCACAGAGCGCCAGCCACGCTGCCTTCGGGGGTGGGGCTGACTGCCAGCGGACCTGTGAGAACCGAAGCCCGTGTTTTCCCATACAGGTAGAATTTTTAAACTTCCTCATTTTTACTATGAAACTAACAGGTGCCGTCTTCAAAACTCAGACACAAGTCACTTTTGGTCCTTTCCCTGGGGGGTAACAGCCATTATGAATTTCCTGGGTTTCCTGCCAGAAGTTATctgcacatatatgtgtataacattacatgtgtgtgtgtgcttatacCTTACATTTTTTGCGTCCTACTATGTGCACATCCTGAACCCAGTATGGGTCACTTAGCAATAGTTCTTACACTTCTCTCCGTCTCATTAAATGGACAGAGCCTGGGTTGTTAtgagcctccctatcccactgtgTTTGCGTTATGACCTATTTAACCAAATTTCCTTACTGATGAGCACTGGAGTTGTCTCCAGTTTTGCTGCTGTTGTTACGCTGTCACAAAGAGCGAAGCAGAGGACACACTCTGACCTGAATCTTGGCCACACGTGCATGCCTAACAGACAAACCACTGGGGATACAACCGCTAGATTCAGAGCAGGCGCCGTGGACTTTTGACAGAGATTGCAGAACTgttgtctgttaatatttttctggttttcccTCCGACCTGCAACGTAAGAGACATACAGGTAGGGTTTTTAATTACTTCTCCTAAGAAAATATCTCCGAGGCTGGCAAGGGGCATTTTCTACCTAGGAACAGAGACTGCTTGGGGCTGGGGTCCTCACTCACGTTTATTCCAGAAACGTTGGCTGAGCAGCCAGGATTCCACATGTGGTGCCCTGAGCTAGGAAGGCCGGACAGGCAGGAGGAGGGGCTTCCTGGTGGGCCAAGGAGAGCCAGCAGGCGGGGTACCCCTGGCGTCCGCAGAGGTGGCCCCCCAGACGAGGCAGAACACACCAAAAAGAAGACCTGGGGGGCCGGGGGAAGTGGGCGCCACCACAAGGCTGCATCAGTGAATTCTGACCAGTCTTATCGCCCAGACCCTGGGAGGAGGAGGCGGCCCGCGGAGGAGCGGACGGGACCCCTGGGGCGCTGGCAGAGGAAGGCCGGTGCTGGAGGGAGGTGGGCGGCCCGGAGCGCCTAGCGTCTCTGAGGAGGGGGCCCGAGCTGACCCGCCGCGCCCTTCCCGCAGCTCCAGGCCAACGCCTCGACGGCCGCGGGCACCGCCTGTCTACCCTTTTACCGCTCGTCACCCACCTGCGGCTCCGGGACCCAAGGCGCCTTCCTCGGCAACGTGTCCTGGGCGAACCCGCGCCAGCAGATGAACGCGCTGACCTCGTTCCTGGACGCGTCCACCGTGTACGGCAGCTCCCCGGCCGCGGAGCAGCGGCTGCGGAACTGGACCAGCGCCGAGGGGCTGCTGCTCGTCAACGCGCGCTACCGGGACGCCGGCCGCGCCTTCCTGCCCTTCgcgccgccgcccgcgcccccGGCCTGCGCGGCCCGGCCCGGCGCCCCCGGGGCCCGGGCGCCCTGCTTCCTGGCCGGGGACGGCCGCGCCAGTGAGGTCCCCGCCCTGGCGGCCCTGCACACGCTGTGGCTGCGCGAGCACAACCGCCTGGCCGCCGCGCTCAAGGCCCTCAATGCGCACTGGAGCGCGGACACGGCCTACCAGGAGGCGCGCAAGGTGGTGGGCGCCCTGCACCAGGTGCGCGCAGGGGCCTCgtgggcgccccgcgagggtggGTGCGGGGGTCTGGCGGGCCCCCCGCCTGGGTGCTCAGAGCCTTGTGGGTGGACGCCCTGCGTCGAGATTAACCCCGCTCCCGTCTGAAGCCCTGGGGCCCTGGCGCTCCCGTGGGAGCTGCTCGTCTGCTCAGGGGCTGGCGGTGATTATTCCACGAGGAGGCTGACCGCAGTAGTAACAGGCACGGCTCCTCGGGCCTTCCCCGGGTATCCAGACCCTTCTAAGCGCTCTGAGGGTTCTAACTCAGGTAGTCCTCATGGTGACCCTTTCAGATGGGTGTCCACCAGTGATTTTGGTATTTTGATATTTtggagagaatgaaaagaaaaacaatctgtATGAGATTTGCAAATTAGCAAGTTAAAGTAAGGCTTTGTTATGATATTTTTCGTCTTGACTCAGAGGATACTGGGTGGAGTGTCAAGTTGGCCAATTATAATGGAGCGAAGTTGGAAAAATTACTTACGTCCATCAAACAACCTTACTAAGTCCACTGGTCTCACAGGGCTGTTATGAAGGTACAGTGCCTGTTTTAAACCAGTGGTTGCTAGTCATGTGTCTCTGATCTGGGCGCTACAGCAGGCCCTTGATAGCCTGGGGGGTGTCTGGGGGCATCTCTGACATGCCCTGCACAACCCCGTAAACGCCGAGAGCTCAGGACCTTATTTGGAATAGGTGGTGTTCCTGTACCTGCTCCCCTGCTTCCCTGTGCCCCCTGGTGGCATGACCCCCGGTGACAGCTCTGGAGATGCAGCAACCCCCAGGCTTGTGCGGGAAGAAGCCCCCCAACCCAGCCTCGCTCTGTGAGCCCGCATCCAGCCAGGGGCTCCActgccccacctcccacccactcTCCTTTCTCCACAGATCATCACCCTGCGGGATTACATCCCCAAAATCCTGGGCCCCGAGGCCTTCGGGCAGCACGTGGGCCCCTACAGGGGCTACAACCCCGCCGTGGACCCTACGGTGTCCAACGTGTTCTCCACGGCCGCCTTCCGCTTTGGACACGCCACAATCCACCCGCTGGTGCGGCGGCTGGACGCCCGCTTCCGGGAGCGCCTGGGGCTCCTGCCGCTGCGAGATGCCTTTTTCCGGCCCTGGCGGCTCCTTGAAGAAGGTGAGCATCCCTGGGCCATGCTTGGGAGGGGGAGCCAGGTGTGCAGTCACCTGCCCGCTGGCCGGAGGTGCTCGGGTCACCAGCGGGCATGGAGAAAATAAATGCATCCAAAGAGGTTTGAAAAGTGACCCTGTTCATCAGACGCTTTCTCTGGGGTTTCTGAGTCCCCAGAATTCCCAGGGGCGGCCCCGGGCTCCCTCAGCCAGGCTGGGGCTTGTTCACTGGTCTAGGCTTTAGACTCAGCAAACACCTCCTTCAACTGTGACGTTTCTGCTACTGAAAAACAAGCACAAAACCTCCACCCCTGAGGCTCCATCCTGGTTTCCTTCAGACACACATCACGGTCCGGCCCGTTGGGGCCCTAACAGGGCGAATCCACCACGAGGCAGCACCCTAAGGGCCCAGGAAACTTGGGAACCCCTGGAGGTGAATTCCTGAGATTATGAGCGGCATTTGTTCAGAACCAGCCTAGTTTACGATCTGAGACCTTGTTCTGTTTCCCCAAGACTCACCTGAGAAAGCACATCGCTCCTCTGTGCTGTTTCCAGGTGGTGTGGACCCCATCATGAGGGGCCTGCTGGCGACACCAGCCAAGCTGCAGGTGCAGGACCAGCTGATGAACGAGGAGCTGACAGAGAGGCTCTTTGTGCTGTCGGACTCGGGGACCCTGGACCTGGCATCCATCAACTTGCAGAGGGGCCGGGACCACGGCCTGCCAGGTGGGCCCTCCCCGTTCCCTTCCTACGGGAGCTGCCAGATTAGCTGCTGTTCTAATGTATCTCAGACCTACTGCCAACGTCTGAGAAATGGCTTTTAAAGCATCTGTAGCCCCTCCCATTCTAACTGGAAAATAGGGGATCCTTTCCTCTAGTTCTGTTTAGTCTGAACGCGAGCCCTCCACCCGCAGTGTTCTGTGTCCCGGTGCCTCAGCGCCCTGTGGGGAACTGGCCCAGTCCTAACACATTTCCTTGTGTCCACGCGTTTATGCGGTGCTTCTGTCGGGGGTCTGCTGTGTTTGAGGCCCCGGGCATAAAACGAGACCCAGTCTTGCCAAAAGGACCACGGACGACAGAGCTCATAACCAGAGAGGAAATGACGGGGACCCTTGGCGAGCTTCCGGTCAGACCCAGATGGCGTGTAAGGCGAGGGTTCACGCGCCATCGCCTTGAGGAGGGATGGAGGGTCTGGAGGAGGCGGGCCCTGAGAGCAGTGGGACGCGGAGGGAGAGGACGGGTAACCAGCGGTCCGGCAAGCCAGAGACGGCCGAGGGGCGGGTGCGCAGTCAGGGTGGACAGCagcgaggaggacgaggaggctGAGTCCCCAGCGGCCGACGGCTGGGGGCGTCCTGGTAGCGGCAGAGACCAGGAGGGAGCTGCAGCCCAGAGTCAGACAGACATGGTCCTTTCCGTGGCTCtccctgtgcgtgtgtgtgtgtgtggtctgtgtgtgtctgtgtgtgcgtatgtgtctgtatgtctgtgcgtgtgtctgtatgtctgtgtgtctgtacgtctgtgtgtctgtgcgtgtgtgtgtatgtctgtgtgtgtgcatgtgtgtctgtatgtctctgtgtctgtgtgtctgtatgtctgtgtgtctgtgcgtgtgtgtgtctgtatgtctgtgtgtttgtgcatgtgtgtgtctgtgcgtgtgtgtgtctgtgtgtgtgtgcttgtgtggaAGGAGGGGtgctggtgcctgtgctctggccGCTCCTGTGGGAACGTTGATACGGCAGGTGAGCGCTGGCTTCACTGCTCAGCAGAGACGAGAAGTGGGTAAAAGTGTGACCCACTCAGGTGTGTAGGGTTCAGCCTTGTCCCCAAGCATGATGCCTGGCTGGTTTGTGAACAAACTCTCAATAAGGCCCTGCCGCCCGTGCTGGAATATTCCGACAGGGAGGTCTGCAGGCCGTGGGGCAGCAAGGTGGATTTGAGGCGGGGACCCTGTGGCCAGAGCCCCAGGTCTCGATGGTCCACAGCTGGCGGGGCGGATGGGGAACGTCCGGATCCCGAGTAGGGCGGCCTCGGCCCTCTCCCCACACAGGTTACAATGAGTGGCGGGAATTCTGCGGCTTGTCCAGGCTGGAGACCCGGGCCGACCTGAGAGCCACCACGAGCAACGGGAGCGTGGCCGACAAGATCCTGGACCTGTACGGGCACCCGGCTAACATGGACGTGTGGCTCGGGGGCTTAGCCGAGAGAGTCCTCCCCGGGGCGCGGACCGGCCCGCTGTTTGCCTGCATCATCGGAAAGCAAATGAGGAACCTGAGGGACGGTGACCGGTAGGTGCCCGGGACAGGCGGGGACGCAGGGGGTGTTCGGTGCCGATGGCGTTCCCGCGCAGGAAGCAGGGCTTTATGTGGTGGAGAGGAGTGCCCTGTGGCCTTCAGGTCAGCAGCTGTGGGCTTTGTCAGCGATGCAGCCTCTTGGGAGGAAAGTGAGACAGTTTCCCAGAAGCTGAATTTCCCTGGCGATGGGGCCAAGGAGAGCCTGCGGGGAGGGGACCTCAGGGCACGTCCTGCAGGGCAGGCGCAGAGCCCTCCTGCAGGCTGGGCTCTGTCCTCGTCCCTCTTGTTGTAGGGGCAGCTCTGCACCCAGGGACAGTCAGTGCAGCCGAGCGGGTTGGTGGGTCCCTAAACAGAAAGAACGGTCCTCCCGGCGCCGTCcgggcctccctcctcccctgggcctccctcctcccctgggtGCGCCCGGCCTCCGGTGCCGCGTGGCGTGGGCACAGAGGGCGGGCAGGAGTGGTCGGCGTGTCAGGGACTGGGCTCTCACGTGTCCTCACGTGTGTCCTCCTGGAGGTTCTGGTGGGAGAACCAGGCGGTGTTCACGGAAGCCCAGAGGCAGGAGCTGGGCCGGCACTCTCTGTCCCGCGTCATCTGTGACAACACCGGCCTCTCCCGCGTGCCACGCGATGCCTTCCGGGTCGGGACGTGGCCCCAGGAGTTCGAGTCGTGTGACATCATCCCGGGGATGAACCTGGGCGCGTGGAGGGAGGCTCCTCCTCCAGGTAGCCGCGAACCAGGAGCATCTCCCCTACAGGGTCAAGGACGGGGTCTCCTGGgggtcacacagctcctgggagaAGCTGCTTCAAATCCTCTCGGGGGGAGGAAAGAGCCTCCCGCCCTGCTGGGTCCCGGGCACGACCTCCTCAGTGGGGAAGGCGCGGGTCTGAGGCAAAGCCCCCCTCGGCCCGTCCTGGGGACCACACTGGCCTGCACCTGCCAGCGGAGCAACTGTGTCTCGGGTCCCAGCCTCGGGAGGGTCAGCCAACGGTGAGCTCCACTGTGGTcagaagaggagaggggctgACATCCAGCCTGCCTTGTGCAGCGAGGACCACGGTCACCCTCAGTTAAAGCGGTTTCCtcggggtgggtggggaagcCTGGTCACGGCCAATACTTGGGGAAGGGTTAGAGGCGTGACTTTGCCGCAGGGGGTCAGTGCTGAGAGGGGCCCGTGCTGTGTCCCACCTGGAGGGAAGGAGATTGCTGACGTGAGCCCCTTGGGAGGCCAATCGGGGGATGCAGCCCCAGAGGAGGGCAAAGAAAGGGGTCCGGCACTGATTGTATGTACCTGTCAACCTGGCCCAGAGGATGCCTGTGGCTTCCCGGACAAAGTGGAAGACGGGGACTTCCTGCTGTGTGAGGAGTCTGGAACACGTGTGCTGGTGTTTTCCTGTCGCCATGGATTCCAGCTCCAAGGGCCGGAGCAAATTGCCTGCACCCGCCGAGGATGGGATTCCCAGCCTCCGGTCTGTAAAGGTCAGTCATTTAACAGGTGTCTTTTCGTGACTTGACCCTGGAGGCTGCATTTTCCAAATACAAATTAAGAATAaatgtcctttaaaaataaataaccttaaaaattgtggatcactatactgtacagctgtaacttatataataccgTATAGCAGCTAtctttcaatttaaagaaaaactgaaggGAGACcccaaatgaaaacatacataaatGTCATTCAACCAAAGGTGTCTCCGAGTATAATTATCTTCCAGGAACTCTCTGCATGGAAATAAAGTATCCCCTCCCCAGTGGCCCATGTTCCTAAGTCGATGTCTTTCTAGAGAATGAAGCACCAAGACGGTCACCTCACGACACGCCCGCGGGGTGACCAGGGATggacaggaggaggaagaggctaGAACTTCAGGGAGGCCTGTAGGAAGGCGCTCACAGCGCCAATGCTCCAATGAAACACGAGTGTTTCCACAGGAGGCATCGGTAGAGCAGGCCCCCAACCTGTGGCGGCCCGTTTCCAGGGAGACCTCCCCCTCCGCCCTGCTCTGGGCCCCAGTCTGCCTACACCTGGGAGGACCCGGAACCGGGACAGGGCAAGCAGAAGCAGGAAGCCTCCCTCGTCCCCTGGGAGAAGCTCCCTCACGTTTCCCTCTAAGCTGCATGAGGAAGACCCTAGAGGAGCAGGAGATGGACTCATGCAAGAATCGAGCTGGTTTACAAGAAATGCAAACAAGGCCCAACGTATTCAGTTCTACAGTTTcgatttgggaagatgaaaaaattccAGAGATGGAGGGTGGTCATCGTTGACGACCACGTGATCGTACTTAATGTGACCAAAAGGCACACTGATAAataattaagatggtaaatttcatgttatgtatgttttaccaTAGTAACAAAATTTTCACTTCAATTCTGGAGACTCCAAAATGTGTCATGGAAAGTTACAGAGGCCATACCCGCCTCTAGACTCCGAAGAGCACAGGAAGAGGCTGGAGCCCCAGGGACGCTCAAGACTCAGCCTGGGGCACCAGGCCCAGGAAGGTCTGGGCCGCTCCCTCCAGGTGAGAGAGGAGGACAGGAGGCAAAGAAGGAGGGGCTCCAGGGCGACATCCAGGCCACCACTTGGAGGAGGGCGGGTGGCACAGGGAGCTCATCGGAAGCAGAAGGTTGGAAACTGAGGGTTTGAGGGAATTTACGGCCAGAACTAGCACGCTGGGCTGGAGAGCCCTGGTTAAACGGCTAGGGCAGCCTCCACACACCCAGGTCTGCACCAGGAGGACGTGGGCTGGAGCTGAGGCGGGCACCTCACACGTCTCCTTGGGGTTTGGGCGTGAACGACGGTGGACCTGGAGGAGAGGGGGCCGGGCAAGGCCGCGCAGAGAGTCACGTTCCAGGAGCCTCCCGTGACAGGAGCCCGAACGTCCTGGGACGCGGTGGCGTCTGGATGCGCCTGTTGTGTCCACTGACCTCCTCTTTTATTGCTCCCAATATTTATGTTCTGTAGAAGGTCCCACAGGAGCAAAAGTAGAACAAATCTGGAAGTCTTAGTGCTGTTTCCACTTAGTGCTGGTGCAAAATGGAAACATCCCTATTACCCAGGGCTGGGGTCCTGGTGTCGGCAGGGC is drawn from Mesoplodon densirostris isolate mMesDen1 chromosome 14, mMesDen1 primary haplotype, whole genome shotgun sequence and contains these coding sequences:
- the TPO gene encoding thyroid peroxidase isoform X2; translation: MGARAILGTTLAVASVGAVFSFILRHKDLFWGETEECRVRGIVEASKLLVDEAVYSTMRRNLHKREIISPSQLLSFSKLPEPTSRAASRAADIMEVSVQEAKRRAHRGSSPSGPPTDVLSEDLLKTIANLSGCQPYMLPPRCPNTCLANKYRLITGACNNRDHPRWGAANTALARWLPPAYEDGISEPRGWNPHFLYSGFPLPPVREVTRQVIHVSNEAVTEDGQYSDLLMAWGQYTDHDLAFTPQSASHAAFGGGADCQRTCENRSPCFPIQLQANASTAAGTACLPFYRSSPTCGSGTQGAFLGNVSWANPRQQMNALTSFLDASTVYGSSPAAEQRLRNWTSAEGLLLVNARYRDAGRAFLPFAPPPAPPACAARPGAPGARAPCFLAGDGRASEVPALAALHTLWLREHNRLAAALKALNAHWSADTAYQEARKVVGALHQIITLRDYIPKILGPEAFGQHVGPYRGYNPAVDPTVSNVFSTAAFRFGHATIHPLVRRLDARFRERLGLLPLRDAFFRPWRLLEEGGVDPIMRGLLATPAKLQVQDQLMNEELTERLFVLSDSGTLDLASINLQRGRDHGLPGYNEWREFCGLSRLETRADLRATTSNGSVADKILDLYGHPANMDVWLGGLAERVLPGARTGPLFACIIGKQMRNLRDGDRFWWENQAVFTEAQRQELGRHSLSRVICDNTGLSRVPRDAFRVGTWPQEFESCDIIPGMNLGAWREAPPPEDACGFPDKVEDGDFLLCEESGTRVLVFSCRHGFQLQGPEQIACTRRGWDSQPPVCKDSGRLPRASVVSIVLGAVLVCGLAGLTWMVVCRW
- the TPO gene encoding thyroid peroxidase isoform X3; translated protein: MGARAILGTTLAVASVGAVFSFILRHKDLFWGETEECRVRGIVEASKLLVDEAVYSTMRRNLHKREIISPSQLLSFSKLPEPTSRAASRAADIMEVSVQEAKRRAHRGSSPSGPPTDVLSEDLLKTIANLSGCQPYMLPPRCPNTCLANKYRLITGACNNRDHPRWGAANTALARWLPPAYEDGISEPRGWNPHFLYSGFPLPPVREVTRQVIHVSNEAVTEDGQYSDLLMAWGQYTDHDLAFTPQSASHAAFGGGADCQRTCENRSPCFPIQLQANASTAAGTACLPFYRSSPTCGSGTQGAFLGNVSWANPRQQMNALTSFLDASTVYGSSPAAEQRLRNWTSAEGLLLVNARYRDAGRAFLPFAPPPAPPACAARPGAPGARAPCFLAGDGRASEVPALAALHTLWLREHNRLAAALKALNAHWSADTAYQEARKVVGALHQIITLRDYIPKILGPEAFGQHVGPYRGYNPAVDPTVSNVFSTAAFRFGHATIHPLVRRLDARFRERLGLLPLRDAFFRPWRLLEEGYNEWREFCGLSRLETRADLRATTSNGSVADKILDLYGHPANMDVWLGGLAERVLPGARTGPLFACIIGKQMRNLRDGDRFWWENQAVFTEAQRQELGRHSLSRVICDNTGLSRVPRDAFRVGTWPQEFESCDIIPGMNLGAWREAPPPEDACGFPDKVEDGDFLLCEESGTRVLVFSCRHGFQLQGPEQIACTRRGWDSQPPVCKDINECEDVTEPPCHASARCKNTKGGFQCECTDPYVLGEDGRTCVDSGRLPRASVVSIVLGAVLVCGLAGLTWMVVCRW
- the TPO gene encoding thyroid peroxidase isoform X1; translation: MGARAILGTTLAVASVGAVFSFILRHKDLFWGETEECRVRGIVEASKLLVDEAVYSTMRRNLHKREIISPSQLLSFSKLPEPTSRAASRAADIMEVSVQEAKRRAHRGSSPSGPPTDVLSEDLLKTIANLSGCQPYMLPPRCPNTCLANKYRLITGACNNRDHPRWGAANTALARWLPPAYEDGISEPRGWNPHFLYSGFPLPPVREVTRQVIHVSNEAVTEDGQYSDLLMAWGQYTDHDLAFTPQSASHAAFGGGADCQRTCENRSPCFPIQLQANASTAAGTACLPFYRSSPTCGSGTQGAFLGNVSWANPRQQMNALTSFLDASTVYGSSPAAEQRLRNWTSAEGLLLVNARYRDAGRAFLPFAPPPAPPACAARPGAPGARAPCFLAGDGRASEVPALAALHTLWLREHNRLAAALKALNAHWSADTAYQEARKVVGALHQIITLRDYIPKILGPEAFGQHVGPYRGYNPAVDPTVSNVFSTAAFRFGHATIHPLVRRLDARFRERLGLLPLRDAFFRPWRLLEEGGVDPIMRGLLATPAKLQVQDQLMNEELTERLFVLSDSGTLDLASINLQRGRDHGLPGYNEWREFCGLSRLETRADLRATTSNGSVADKILDLYGHPANMDVWLGGLAERVLPGARTGPLFACIIGKQMRNLRDGDRFWWENQAVFTEAQRQELGRHSLSRVICDNTGLSRVPRDAFRVGTWPQEFESCDIIPGMNLGAWREAPPPEDACGFPDKVEDGDFLLCEESGTRVLVFSCRHGFQLQGPEQIACTRRGWDSQPPVCKDINECEDVTEPPCHASARCKNTKGGFQCECTDPYVLGEDGRTCVDSGRLPRASVVSIVLGAVLVCGLAGLTWMVVCRW